aaagtaaGTGGCTGGATTGGGGGTGTCTTTTCTTATGAAGgtcttttctttgtgttggtCTTTCCAAGTCCTTGGGGCATTGATTCAGAACCTTCTGTGGGTCTCTGAGAAACATTGGTCAGTTCTCTGCCTTGAAAGAAGTGATGCTCAGCTCCCCTAGCAGGTGTTCACCAGGTGTTAATGTGGGACCTGAGTGAGATGCTGTGCACCCCATGGTCTATGGGCTCTCAGGGTTCTTTCTGGAGGCTCTGAGACAGATATTGGTTATGGAGGTGGCCACCACTGGGGCAAGTCAGGAATTgtctggacagtgctctcagaagTATGGTCTGATGTTTGGGTGGTCctctgtggagccaggagttggacttgatgatccttatgggtcccttccaacttggattattctatgattcatttattggaacaggctgcccagggaggtggtggagtcaccatccctgaagtTGTTCAGGAAAcatggagatatggcactgagggacgtggttggtgggcatggtggggatgagttggggttggactagatgaccttagtggtcttttccaatctgtatgattctgtgatttgtccTGACTTGAGGTGTTGACGGTCACAGCTTGGTGTCCCTGACAGCTTTGTAACACCTTGCCTATCTTTTGCCCTCAGCTCACCATGAATGGCACAAAGGAATCAGAGGAAGCCAACCAGCTCACTATTGAAGACATCTCCGACGATGACATCGACATCAGCAACGTGGACCTGGAGGATGGCTTCTTCCTCCAGCCCTACCCAGCCAAGAAGAGGCGTGCGCTGCTCAAAGCTGTTGGGGTGAAGAAGATTGACAAGGAGGAGAAGCGGGAGCTGCACAGCATCCGCCTGTCCCGGGAGGACTGTGGCTGTGACTGTCAGGAGGTCTGCGATCCCGagacctgcagctgcagcttggCAGGCATTAAGTGCCAGGTACTGCCCTGTCTCATGCATCTCCTCAAGGTGAAGTGGGAAAAGCTCttggagatgctgctggaaaGCATCCTCCTCCCAAATCGCTCATCCCATGGGGACGTGCAGGTGCACCCACAGGGTGAATGGCAGAAGGAGACGGACTGTGTGGGATGTCTTGGCAAAGAGAAGCTCTTTGCTCCTCCCACAAGGCTCCaatttctcctcctcccttggttttatttttattctccctCTTGGTGTGTATCCCAACTCCCAGCACACGTGGGAGCATCAGTGTCAGCTCTCCAGGCCCACCTGCATATCACAGGGTAACCTCTGTAGCTGCACTTAGTTACCtttattcacttctttttttactttatgtTTTCTGAGGTGGCTGCCCTGCTGTGTTTGGGGGGAGCATTCACTACTGAGGGAGCTGCTcacttgctctgtgctgtggttgcAGGCTGGGTGGTGTagggggtgtgtgtgtgtgtgcagttgGATGTTCACAAGCAGATGGATGTGCTCAGGAGGACTCATGCTCCATGTGCATGTCACAGCCCCCCTCTAgtggctgctcacagctgggacGTAAAAGTGCCGCAGATACCAGTGGAGCAGTTTGTCCTTTATCCCGCAGAGAGGCAGAAGCTTGTGATATAGATCAGATATTAAATATCATGGTGCAATACACAAAAATTCACATTTGCCTACTTTTGGCGtattacattttgctttttttgtggttgttttttttttttttttttttaaccctttgACTTTATTCAGTTGTACTGAAATTCACCTTTTTTAAGACAACTCTTCCAAAAAGCAGGTTGTGAGGGGTTTTTTGGTAACTTGTATTTTTTGGCTTGCTTTTAAACCCCTCACCCAATGCTGCAAGGTGATGTGTGAGCTTCTGGGGGTGAATTGAGGTGGTTTGGGCTTCGGGTGAGGGTCCTTACCCCTGTGTCCTTTTCCCCCTAGATGGACCACACTTCCTTCCCCTGTGGCTGTACCAAGGACGGCTGCGGCAACACGGAAGGCAGGATTGAGTTCAACCAGGCCCGGGTGCAGACCCACTTCATCCACACCATCATGAAGCTGGAACTGGAGAAGCAGCACCAGAGCAGTGAAGGGGTGGCAGAGGTTGAACCTCCCTTCCGGGAGCGGTTGCCTCAGCTGGGCTGCGCAGCGGCAAAGGGGCCCTTGGAGGAACGCACGGCACCGCTGGCCCCCACCTTCCAGTTCAGCCCTGAGTTGGAAGCCCTGGGGGAGAACAGCTGTAGCAGTGACATGACGGACTCCTCTATCTCCTCCCACCCCAGCGAGGACCTGGAGGAACCCTACGAGAGCCTCCCCTCTGACAAGTCCCAGTCGGACGTTGATGATGATGGCTTGGCACGCATCCTCCACTTCAACGATTCAGATGCCGAGGAGGAGGGAGACCACTGCCAGGACAACCTGAGCTGTTTCCACCCCGCCGACTTCTTTATTGAGGACCATGGCTGTGAGGCCAAGCCTGGCCCTGGGGCCTCATCCCACCTCTCTGAGTGCCTGGACGAGAATGCCAACCAGGACAGTGgtgggctgctggaggaggccATGCACTCGCGCTGTGATGGGGTGTCATGCTGCGCCCCAGCCCTGGCTGAGTCGTGTTCCAAGAGCTATGCCGacctcagcctttcctctgaCTCCTTGGATTTCTTCCAGTCTTTCTCAGACTATAACTTGGGACCCCTTTACAACTCCTTGAAGGAGTACGAGAACCTTGATAACTTCTCAGCGTTACAGTTTCAGTTGCCTAATTTCCCCGGTTTCCCGCAAGCTGGAGATCAGGGCTCCTGTTTCTTGGAGTCTCTCATTGGTTTATCTGAATCCGTCCCTGAAACCCCAGCCCCTTTCACAGACAATCAGCTTTTGGAGGATGCCATCAAGTCATCGCTGATGGAAACGGTGAAGGTGTGAAGCGCCCGTCAGGCTGGGGAATGCGAAGGACTGGCAGCGTTGTGGTGCTGAAACCAAAGCCGAACAACAGTGGGACGGGCAGACTTTCACTTGTGCTATGTGAAAAGggtaaaggaaaagaattaataataatcagaCTTTCTGAGCAGACAAACTATTTTTGGTCTTTATAGAATGTGGACGTTTTGACATACTGCAGCTACAATCAGTTCTCTTGCTGTTTGTGCAAAGATTTCTAAACTTTCATGATGGGGTTGGgaggggggtgaggggagggagggatgaaGACTTTCAGATATGACTTTCCTTGTGTTTTGTATGCAAAGACCTGTTGAGAAATGCTCCTTGAGAATGTTGCCAGTCGTACACAACAGCCCCTTCTAGAACCGTTTCGGTGTCGCGGGAACTTTTTAAGACAACTTTTGAAGCTGTATTTATTGTGAAAACTTGTGATATGCGTAAGAGCCAGACCAGCGCGCTCTTGAGTTTAAATCGGAAAAGGTTTACAGAAGAGATCCGTACACTATATACATAATCATCCTTCATCTATTTATTGCAAATTCCAGAATTTAACTAGCCACTGAAGCTTGAACTAGCATGAAACCTTATTTAAATTGGTAATACCTCAGATGTATTATGTGCACaatcatattttttttgcataatatatctgtatttatttattttctacctgTAGTACGTGAATAGCACTGTGGTTTGTCAATGACCTGGAAGGGCAGTAAGGTCTCCAGCAGCACACATCCTAAAGATGACCTCATTGTCTGAGTCTGGGAGGTGCTGGCTGTTTGGTCTTCACCTCACATTGCTACAAGAGCTGATGCAAGGTGGGTGGGAGGGATGAGGGAGGTGTTCCTACATCATCCTCTGATAGTGAACCATCCTTTGTAGACGTGATAGCACGTAGTCTGATACCCATGATAGGgagcaaaacaagcagaacCATCCTCTGTTCAAGAAACAGGAGCTAGCTCTATTtaacaaaaaccaccaaaatcTTTCcgtaaattattttctaatttattgAATTTCCTAAGGATTTGGCCATGAGATCTTTTGTGATCACTTATGGTGCCTGAATATGCAGAGGAACTGCCAGTGAGGGAGAAAGCCAGGGTAACCTTTGCATCCCATGGGGCTTTGGAGAACAAAGtgaagggcagcagcacccTTAGGACTCCCAGATATCGAGGGTATGGCAGCTCCAGAAACTTGTGGGCCAGACTGtttatactctttttttttttttctttttaacagatAAATTGGATAAATCAAGGAAAGGAGATGAATATGAAGGTTGTTGCATTATTTATTGAGTACGTTTgcagaggggagggaaaaaaaagagaaatggttGTGCTTAGGAGGGAGGATAGAAGCCTACTTAGCTTCTTGTTGTTTGAATCAGCCTGAGAACATGACACTATTTGGCCATGCCATGTAACTGGACCCAAATCTGCATGCCAGTGATACGCTAAGTGCCTACGCCAGCAGCATGAGCGTCTGGTTATCTCGCTGAAAACCCACAGCTGTACATTGAACCCCCCCTCACCCAATTGGGGGGAATCATCCTAAAATGTGGGTGTGGGGACCTTTCCCTTAGCTGAACCCTTGATGTCCCTaccagcagggatggggctgtttgGGACCTGCCACTTGATAGACAAGTAGTCTTGCCACGGCACCACGGCACCCTGCCAGcaattcagaaagcttttggCGTATGAGTAGTGTGAAggctggttgtttttgttttgttttgtttttaaattattgttattaattattattattattattatttaattgtaCGTCTTCTCTGGTATTGAGCCGGTCAACCTTGAAGCAGAGCCAACCCGCCATGTCCTCCCACGAGGCATCACCCTGGGGCCATCCCCATGGGCAGGAGGGCGACTGTAGGAATACTACTGGCAGATGGAGGATTTCCTGGatatctttctatctttctgtctttctatctgttattttttgttgtcGCCGTTGTTTCTTTTGACTGAAAATCCCCTTTGATTACCTTCTGGTGGTAGTTTGCTATCCTTCAGACTGCATCAAAAATACTGACTTTTGGAAGTCTGGTACCGTTCTGTATTTATTGGCACTAATATATTATATAACATTCCTCGGTTTCtctgcatatatatgtatatatttatatatataaaatatacgcatatattttatatatatatatacacaacaCGTTTTGTAATGAATGACGGGGATTGACTCCTGcctttgtggattttttttttctataatttattcattttatttgtgttggtgccaaaaaagactttttttttccctctctttttttcttttcaaggcaCTGAAttgtaaatatataattttgttttgtttttttttccttctcattatCTATGTAAAAAGTTGCCTgttcaaaacagttttaaaactggCTATTTATTGACACGATCTGTAATTATCTAATGTATTGATTGAAACGCTTTGGTTTCAACATAGCtttattttagctttctttGTGTATATATTGTGATTATGTTGCTTGAGGGTacaagttaaaacaaacaaaaaaaaatgctttatttttaccttatccatttgcatttgtttaaaaaaaaagaaaaggaaaaaaaaagcatatttgtcTACAGCTGCTGTTCTCTCATTTCATCAAAGCAATATGAAGAAATTTCCATTACACTTtcaataaaatcattttgtttgaatGTGGCAGCGTCTTGGCCCTTCTTGTGCCTTCAGCATGGCTGGTTTTTACCTTATTTCCCCCCCAAATAATGAGATGGATCTCACAGTCATGACTTTGCCCAGGGACAGGTGTCTTCCCAGAGAGGCAC
The window above is part of the Coturnix japonica isolate 7356 chromosome 2, Coturnix japonica 2.1, whole genome shotgun sequence genome. Proteins encoded here:
- the CSRNP1 gene encoding cysteine/serine-rich nuclear protein 1 isoform X2, translating into MSGVLKRKYEELGDDSTYCSSSSCSPLSSSASSGWDSDEDSSRGDSKPSSAIAPGFTPTSILKKSKRLKKNNVEFDRVTVFYFPRCQGFTSVPSRGGCTLGMVSKHSSSRQFTLAEFSKEQENVRREKLEEKLKEEKLEALKWKLTMNGTKESEEANQLTIEDISDDDIDISNVDLEDGFFLQPYPAKKRRALLKAVGVKKIDKEEKRELHSIRLSREDCGCDCQEVCDPETCSCSLAGIKCQMDHTSFPCGCTKDGCGNTEGRIEFNQARVQTHFIHTIMKLELEKQHQSSEGVAEVEPPFRERLPQLGCAAAKGPLEERTAPLAPTFQFSPELEALGENSCSSDMTDSSISSHPSEDLEEPYESLPSDKSQSDVDDDGLARILHFNDSDAEEEGDHCQDNLSCFHPADFFIEDHGCEAKPGPGASSHLSECLDENANQDSGGLLEEAMHSRCDGVSCCAPALAESCSKSYADLSLSSDSLDFFQSFSDYNLGPLYNSLKEYENLDNFSALQFQLPNFPGFPQAGDQGSCFLESLIGLSESVPETPAPFTDNQLLEDAIKSSLMETVKV
- the CSRNP1 gene encoding cysteine/serine-rich nuclear protein 1 isoform X1, whose translation is MTLSSLLLQVYEQYGVTMSGVLKRKYEELGDDSTYCSSSSCSPLSSSASSGWDSDEDSSRGDSKPSSAIAPGFTPTSILKKSKRLKKNNVEFDRVTVFYFPRCQGFTSVPSRGGCTLGMVSKHSSSRQFTLAEFSKEQENVRREKLEEKLKEEKLEALKWKLTMNGTKESEEANQLTIEDISDDDIDISNVDLEDGFFLQPYPAKKRRALLKAVGVKKIDKEEKRELHSIRLSREDCGCDCQEVCDPETCSCSLAGIKCQMDHTSFPCGCTKDGCGNTEGRIEFNQARVQTHFIHTIMKLELEKQHQSSEGVAEVEPPFRERLPQLGCAAAKGPLEERTAPLAPTFQFSPELEALGENSCSSDMTDSSISSHPSEDLEEPYESLPSDKSQSDVDDDGLARILHFNDSDAEEEGDHCQDNLSCFHPADFFIEDHGCEAKPGPGASSHLSECLDENANQDSGGLLEEAMHSRCDGVSCCAPALAESCSKSYADLSLSSDSLDFFQSFSDYNLGPLYNSLKEYENLDNFSALQFQLPNFPGFPQAGDQGSCFLESLIGLSESVPETPAPFTDNQLLEDAIKSSLMETVKV